One region of Trinickia violacea genomic DNA includes:
- a CDS encoding NAD(P)/FAD-dependent oxidoreductase, whose protein sequence is MSMPRVIIVGAGPAGVRCAETLLAAGIAPTVVDESRRDGGQIYRRQPETFSRPYAKLYGTEAARAEDLHQTFERLRTRLDYLPDTLAWNVAEGKLHTLHDGHSRALPYDALILCSGATDRLMPVKGWQYAGTYSLGAAQIALKAQACAIGRKVVFMGSGPLLYLVANQYVQAGAQVAAVLDTSTRGARLQALPKLLARLDVLRKGAALVSSLKKSGVRIEHGIEPAEIVGTDADGVRGIRYRDSSGHDQHIACDAIGLGYHLRPETQLADLARCAFYFDANTRQWLPQIDELGRSSVPRVYLAGDGVRVFGADGAELAGRLAAYAALADLGHTIDSAKVEQLKRAQQKMDRFRLGLAQAFPWPAEQAAKLSDDTIVCRCEGITAGELRRVIRDEGAREANRAKAFSRVGMGRCQGRYCGHAGAEIIAAEARVPLEQVGRLRGQGPVKPISIATVEDVE, encoded by the coding sequence ATGAGCATGCCTCGCGTAATCATCGTCGGTGCGGGGCCCGCAGGCGTGCGCTGCGCCGAGACGCTGCTCGCGGCGGGCATCGCGCCCACTGTCGTCGACGAAAGCCGCCGCGATGGCGGTCAGATCTACCGGCGGCAGCCGGAGACGTTCTCGCGTCCGTACGCGAAGCTCTACGGCACGGAAGCCGCGCGCGCCGAAGATCTGCACCAGACCTTCGAGCGGCTGCGCACGCGGCTCGACTACCTGCCCGACACGCTCGCGTGGAATGTCGCCGAAGGCAAGCTGCACACGCTGCACGACGGCCATTCGCGCGCCTTGCCCTACGACGCGCTGATCCTCTGTTCCGGCGCGACCGACCGCTTGATGCCCGTGAAAGGCTGGCAGTACGCGGGCACCTACAGCCTCGGCGCCGCGCAGATCGCATTGAAGGCGCAAGCCTGCGCGATCGGCCGCAAGGTGGTCTTCATGGGCTCGGGCCCGCTCCTGTATCTCGTCGCGAATCAATACGTGCAAGCGGGCGCGCAAGTGGCGGCCGTGCTCGATACGTCGACGCGCGGCGCTCGCCTGCAAGCGCTGCCGAAGCTCCTCGCGCGGCTCGACGTGCTGAGGAAGGGGGCGGCGCTGGTGTCGTCGCTGAAGAAGTCCGGCGTGCGGATCGAGCACGGGATCGAGCCGGCCGAGATCGTCGGCACCGATGCGGACGGCGTACGCGGTATCCGATACCGCGACTCGAGCGGACACGATCAACACATCGCCTGCGACGCGATCGGGCTCGGCTACCACTTGCGTCCGGAAACGCAGCTCGCGGACCTCGCGCGCTGCGCGTTCTATTTCGACGCGAACACGCGCCAATGGCTGCCGCAGATCGACGAGCTCGGCCGTAGCTCGGTGCCGCGCGTCTACCTCGCGGGCGACGGTGTGCGCGTGTTCGGCGCGGACGGCGCGGAACTGGCCGGGCGGCTCGCTGCCTACGCGGCTTTAGCCGACCTGGGCCACACGATCGACTCCGCTAAAGTCGAGCAGTTGAAGCGAGCGCAGCAGAAGATGGACCGATTCCGTCTCGGCCTGGCGCAAGCATTCCCGTGGCCCGCCGAGCAAGCGGCGAAATTGAGCGACGACACCATCGTCTGCCGCTGCGAAGGCATCACGGCGGGCGAGCTGCGGCGCGTGATCCGCGACGAAGGCGCGCGCGAAGCGAATCGCGCGAAGGCGTTCAGCCGGGTCGGCATGGGACGCTGCCAAGGGCGCTATTGCGGCCACGCCGGCGCGGAAATCATCGCGGCCGAGGCGCGTGTGCCGCTCGAACAAGTCGGCCGGCTGCGCGGGCAGGGGCCCGTCAAGCCGATTTCGATCGCCACCGTGGAGGATGTGGAATGA
- a CDS encoding (2Fe-2S)-binding protein — MSGRFIRLGETGRKTVKLRVDGKDIDALAGDTLLVAMLCSVGHVRQSEFGGEVRAGFCLMGACQDCWVWTADGERLRACTTVVSEGMHIVTTQPELI, encoded by the coding sequence ATGAGCGGACGATTCATCCGCCTGGGCGAGACAGGGCGCAAGACGGTGAAGCTGCGCGTCGACGGCAAGGACATCGACGCGCTCGCGGGCGACACGCTGCTCGTCGCGATGCTGTGCTCGGTCGGCCACGTGCGCCAATCGGAGTTCGGCGGCGAGGTGCGCGCGGGGTTTTGCTTGATGGGCGCTTGCCAGGACTGCTGGGTGTGGACGGCGGACGGCGAGCGCTTGCGCGCTTGCACGACGGTGGTGAGCGAAGGCATGCATATCGTGACCACGCAACCGGAGCTGATATGA
- a CDS encoding NAD(P)/FAD-dependent oxidoreductase, whose translation MKLESYWLDTAPPFRKGQVGPVEGSAEVVVIGGGFTGLSAALELAKRGVPVTVLEAGRIVGEASGRNGGHCNTGLAHDYAALAERIGAERAKAFYRAHESAVKTVESIVAGEQIDCDFFHGGKIKLAAKPQHFDKLAKTYESLRANVDPNVELVPPEHIRNEVGSDRFYGGLVQRNGAQMHMGKFGVGLAEAAARHGARIFEHAPVTGLKRISGETYEVTSERGTIRAGRVLVATGASQIGPLQWFRRRIAPVGSFIVATAPLATEQLDVLLPKRRAYVTTRHIGNYFRTTADKRLLFGGRARFAMSNPRSDEKSGRILRAALANYFPSLADVQIDYCWGGLVDMTADRLPRAGQHEGLFYSMGYSGHGVQMSVHMGRVMADVMFGAASHNPWRQLEWPAIPGHFGSPWFLPLVGAYYRLQDILH comes from the coding sequence ATGAAGCTCGAATCCTACTGGCTCGACACCGCCCCGCCGTTTCGGAAGGGGCAAGTTGGCCCGGTCGAGGGAAGCGCCGAGGTGGTCGTGATCGGCGGTGGGTTCACCGGTTTGTCGGCGGCGCTCGAGCTCGCCAAGCGCGGCGTGCCGGTGACGGTGCTGGAGGCGGGGCGCATCGTCGGCGAAGCGTCGGGGCGCAACGGCGGGCACTGCAACACGGGTCTCGCGCACGACTATGCGGCGCTCGCCGAGCGCATCGGCGCTGAGCGCGCGAAGGCGTTCTATCGCGCGCACGAGAGCGCGGTGAAGACGGTCGAATCGATCGTCGCCGGCGAGCAGATCGATTGCGATTTCTTCCACGGCGGCAAGATCAAGCTTGCCGCCAAGCCGCAGCATTTCGACAAGCTCGCGAAGACCTACGAGTCGTTGCGCGCCAACGTCGATCCGAACGTCGAGCTGGTGCCGCCCGAGCACATTCGCAACGAAGTCGGCTCCGATCGTTTCTACGGCGGGCTCGTGCAGCGCAACGGCGCGCAGATGCACATGGGCAAGTTCGGCGTCGGTCTCGCGGAAGCGGCAGCGCGGCACGGTGCGCGGATTTTCGAGCACGCGCCGGTCACGGGCTTGAAGCGCATTTCCGGCGAAACGTATGAGGTGACCAGCGAACGCGGGACGATCCGCGCGGGCCGCGTGCTCGTCGCGACCGGCGCGTCGCAGATCGGGCCGCTGCAATGGTTCCGCCGCCGCATCGCGCCGGTGGGCAGTTTCATCGTCGCGACCGCGCCGCTTGCGACCGAGCAGCTCGACGTGCTGCTGCCGAAGCGCCGCGCCTATGTGACGACGCGCCATATCGGCAACTACTTCCGAACGACCGCCGATAAACGGCTGCTGTTCGGCGGACGGGCGCGCTTCGCGATGTCGAATCCGCGCTCCGACGAAAAGAGCGGCCGGATTCTGCGCGCCGCACTCGCGAACTATTTCCCCTCGCTCGCCGACGTGCAAATCGACTACTGCTGGGGCGGTCTCGTCGACATGACGGCTGACCGCCTGCCGCGCGCGGGCCAGCACGAGGGGCTGTTCTATTCGATGGGATACAGCGGCCACGGCGTGCAGATGTCGGTGCACATGGGGCGCGTGATGGCCGACGTGATGTTCGGCGCCGCGTCGCACAACCCGTGGCGGCAGCTCGAATGGCCCGCGATTCCGGGGCATTTCGGCAGCCCGTGGTTCTTGCCGCTCGTCGGCGCGTATTACCGGTTGCAGGACATTTTGCATTGA
- a CDS encoding haloacid dehalogenase type II, with the protein MAHFKPKYITFDCYGTLTRFRMGDMAREIFADRVGPEQMEQFVKDFAGYRLDEVLGAWKPYQEVVKNAVRRTLKRWNLAYDDAEAQRFYDAVPTWGPHADVPAGLSKVAKEFPLVILSNASNDQIHSNVNKLGAPFHKVFTAQQAQAYKPRFQAFEYMLDNLGCNPEDILHVSSSLRYDLMSAHDLGIKNKVFVARGHEPSTPYYGYTEIQDIGGLAGVVGL; encoded by the coding sequence ATGGCCCACTTCAAGCCCAAATACATCACCTTCGACTGCTACGGCACGCTGACCCGCTTCCGCATGGGCGACATGGCGCGCGAGATCTTCGCCGACCGCGTCGGCCCCGAGCAGATGGAGCAGTTCGTCAAGGACTTCGCCGGGTACCGCCTCGACGAAGTGCTCGGCGCATGGAAGCCGTATCAGGAGGTCGTCAAGAACGCCGTGCGCCGCACGCTCAAGCGCTGGAACCTCGCCTACGACGACGCCGAAGCGCAGCGCTTCTACGACGCCGTGCCGACCTGGGGCCCGCATGCCGACGTCCCGGCGGGCCTGTCGAAAGTGGCGAAGGAATTTCCGCTCGTGATCCTGTCGAACGCATCGAACGACCAGATCCACAGCAACGTCAACAAGCTCGGCGCGCCGTTCCACAAGGTCTTCACGGCGCAGCAGGCGCAGGCGTACAAGCCGCGCTTCCAGGCGTTCGAGTACATGCTCGACAACCTCGGCTGCAATCCGGAGGACATCCTGCACGTGTCGTCGAGCCTGCGCTACGACCTGATGTCGGCTCACGATCTCGGCATCAAGAACAAGGTGTTCGTCGCGCGCGGACACGAGCCGTCGACGCCCTACTATGGCTATACCGAGATCCAGGACATCGGCGGGCTGGCCGGCGTGGTCGGTCTCTAA